One stretch of Tenrec ecaudatus isolate mTenEca1 chromosome 18, mTenEca1.hap1, whole genome shotgun sequence DNA includes these proteins:
- the WDR87 gene encoding WD repeat-containing protein 87, whose amino-acid sequence MSSPKLIPLEKEFKQLVNDAINKSQDPLDDSKTQVVVLSDRPQILFKESRHPQNMPLICHYFSDANYFTSLSWVSTTMKEIQAVVWMKNKNDDMVEKRTFAMTERLPPIQSLVHTGSFHILVAYCGDMCLRLFGDHFRAFKPLGVVPCRFNISCLCYDPEMKMLLSGILGAVVTWNIERSGKGLYVAHVISMTGDELVQDIVLNGPHGTLLALCETVVRAFDRQGMGQLGEAMKFISNSSGLSITCCFTCIDQGLLYAGNKGGEIQVWNLSRGRFLHIFKAHSLSVICIRSRPEAHTLMTAGSEGLIKEWNLTSGSLLRRLELGEDLYRLQFIDNITFFCQTTHSFSLRRLPSFYNLFNVCGSPPLQVRRVCCGENWHRILCTTEDGLLRFLSPQTGDLLILTWPFSILDRAVDWAYDSDREELFVATGSSEVLVFDTTRCPCPAKYLLSTSPNSRDLVQCLAYGHFHLGRGLEGLMFSGHQSGVIRVLSQHSCARIEKFMHFGAILSLSTLSQGFYGDRESSLLCSYGMDDYVHLSEVMLDGTRVLLRPLASILSSCHLKYLILMPKSVGAITETNCLRLWKFHDVLSTESQRGSMFIETLPLHQCSITSFDVCLSLSLFVTGAIDGSVRLWDFHGRLIAMLDSSLHFGPLCFANDRGDLLMTFNQSLYLVSCLKLLPPNMLVRLAFMSLPDEVVESPKPFIPSFFFSFETMFVPKYVYLGHGKQELAGLARLINKRAIAFDQTVPHVIEEEEGGSPVLLSTRKHASVQLQELHLMRVKGQQRHAHFMAPPQLQLTGWDGLNPYRILQYYFGSGRKWPLAPDGYIPNSVIRARLWPEGSPIYLQCSLHPPQRDLEWDKTQFFFWYNKSRALSDVEDLPKEKEDESFLGMRMSKDITYNVLRESGNRSWLGRKMSEIAINSLIETILNIMIHANPLKFQYCVGALGQIFAAYQVSPSLRSETAHRLLDDTTHSNPLIRELAWEGLKRLGMVTHLFAIPLAQGLMDKDHRVRDKAQNLMTDTGIHSKSSLLSFIQSRDTFQEMQHEVIGEETLDHLLGLRAADLQILHTQVAQRLNENLTLSQENEMPAFSLYVSKMSSLRTFDNQAVPEGTEVTTKVSRGPKRGRAGGKKQTRKLLRSLKKKEERLSKQAISEGVLKEGESELGETGPTEAEDTTSKLSSISMSKAAKDAEQSAEREPSEDHVVLTLKMLRKIREKKIKKSTARKPAKKHKPKKKEAEVAIEEPLPPVVIEKVESKIRAPGRGASGLPGHKGATGDGLSWREDLCRLVALRISGSETKMSEALSEEVVAMAQEMLADRQPSWELFQEMLKEKSLESVENWPEDLDWEVVWPGEKPIFIHEKAIRDYIGEEEALEEQDQVQEATEELEETRVVSPKVKKGRVLFSEPTDLTKGKRLPRKEERKARKKLLKRERKATKQELRLAKKQMEMTKEEKGMSEEDGEEAKEGEEKGEEEGEEKGEEEMIELERLEEKPVIDERRLAWQEWKNSWDQWKKFQDETKISWNEWRKDWDSWCQQHGLEEKIFEEEATLDKDKSERNWNEWGEIVEKILFTSPRDQLPEHQEELVPGEKPPQEPEAVVPGEKPPQEPEAVVPGEKPPQEPEAVVPGEKPPQKPEAVVPGEKPPQESEAEVLAQEQSHLQQEQKQAWVEKKRAQAEKKRANAEKKLAEEEEKLAQEERKLAQEEMKLAREYGKMAKEQGPRGEMEREIAQEEEKLAQIEEALTQEAERLAQKRKKTAAKLEALAREEERLATKVGKLAEIKTRLAQEGGNLAQKKDKLTEKENELAHELEELAQEEDRLAVKEEELDEEEKRLAKEKEELDEEEKRLVWQEEELEEEERRLAEEEELLAQDERALAQDAAKLPGERKRLYERGKQLTKQREKLLEEKENFLQDQERLLQNKALLAQKETALAQEKERLAQARTNLAEKKEGLLESQEKARQYKERLVDLKETVDKYKEKISQMEELLAQQKETVTQKKEALIQLEENLTQAEERLTEEQEKHVQEKMKLSLKKRALFQKKKPSRDEQDIAKEEMALNMKLMSVAKEKKLVEAKETLLQREPPGGPRYTRAFDKLSANLDMIKKKLALEERILMVEDRVLAMEDKDIAKSKLELAQGERVYAQEERKLAKTVRKLMKEKRRIPKSRRLLKILQDLIKEETKITQEEIEMTKMKRALVVKERKLSTQQSKLEDKEWDFSEEQSEITKHEQKLAQKQRKLAKKVRRLLKKEEQASERESQLSKAQKEVPCEEEEAAEEEEEAAEEEEELSFLKAWWRMKQQPKGVESKEGFPVQGDEVDTEELFSREMESLLDDIDRESLSEEDEQEEEEEGEEEKEAEEEEEEKKEEEGTSDKEVGSLSSEEEEESSSEEEEEGKKSSSSEEELVKEKEIFTKKLFMPHEDRGKQHLRGREIIPSIVRRALEVTGSTVQVGVSTGRGIPGLTGSAPQVGVSTLRIPELTGSAPQVGVSPLRRIPEFTGSATQVGVSPLRRIPEFTGSATPVGVLLKSPPQKLTSTPLEREEVEPVPGKPKQMPLKDEKTPVFESPRIISETSLQDKQQELLEKLKPLSLQVGDKVLEPQEHVSKTPSVRHMIVKAMEAQKHPPKPPDANWKWFLQQHGPPMEETAVHLPAPQTLEDSEVNLLEVDWLHRVLERTEAGEHLSRGSFHRLGQVLRDLTSKGNFEWLKLAKLQAVVYLEAQGSGSPKAREDIMGKRHLKVIPPIKGKKTKGWLQPVPTLESPLASKRIPEPTTLAWQFLGEPGRSGQAQQVSSALREMELQPFYPAWAPMNKQTQPPIFRKDFWTSKGKSRFPKLPKLKKLITKKREEVQIPKWETFVALYHILRMLQQQYAKDSSAWMEQFNQLMDLYQLKSSRIQKLLQDLLLREESKPQAIIYKEALASAVELIPGERLLYCVYCGGSHTPGGPVRFQEVVPVPGQNTVRTILPMGIAQYGLLELAWKSLPQVDSHLDKELPLVVTPTL is encoded by the exons GATCCTCTAGATGACTCGAAGACGCAAGTAGTTGTGTTGAGTGACCGCCCTCAGATATTGTTCAAAGAGTCGCGTCATCCTCAAAACATGCCACTCATATGCCATTACTTCAGTGATGCCAACTACTTCACCTCCCTCTCTTGGGTATCAACCACCATGAAAGAAATACAG GCTGTAGTGTGGATGAAGAACAAAAACGACGACATGGTTGAGAAGCGCACATTCGCCATGACGGAACGGTTGCCGCCCATCCAGTCCTTGGTCCACACAGGCTCCTTCCACATCCTTGTGGCTTACTGTGGGGACATGTGCCTGCGGCTCTTTGGGGACCACTTTCGGGCATTCAAACCCCTGGGTGTGGTGCCCTGCCGCTTCAACATCAGCTGCCTCTGCTACGACCCGGAAATGAAGATGCTGTTGTCAGGCATCCTGGGAGCAGTGGTCACCTGGAACATCGAGCGGAGTGGCAAGGGCCTCTATGTGGCCCACGTCATCTCCATGACTGGCGACGAGCTCGTCCAGGACATTGTGCTGAATGGCCCCCACGGCACCCTCCTAGCCCTGTGTGAGACAGTGGTGAGGGCCTTTGATCGGCAAGGCATGGGTCAGCTGGGAGAGGCAATGAAGTTCATTTCCAACAGCAGCGGCTTATCTATCACCTGCTGCTTCACCTGCATTGACCAAGGCCTCCTTTATGCTGGAAACAAGGGTGGGGAGATCCAGGTGTGGAACCTCAGCCGGGGTCGCTTCCTGCACATTTTCAAGGCCCATTCCTTGTCGGTGATATGCATCCGCAGCCGGCCAGAGGCCCACACTCTGATGACCGCTGGCAGCGAAGGCTTAATCAAGGAGTGGAACCTCACCTCGGGGAGCCTGCTGCGGCGGCTAGAACTCGGTGAGGACTTGTACCGGCTGCAGTTCATTGATAACATAACTTTCTTCTGCCAGACCACCCACAGTTTTTCCCTGCGCCGTCTGCCCAGCTTCTATAATCTCTTCAATGTCTGTGGCTCTCCTCCCCTGCAGGTGCGCCGGGTTTGTTGTGGGGAGAACTGGCACCGGATCCTGTGCACAACTGAGGATGGCCTGTTGCGCTTTTTGAGCCCACAAACGGGGGATCTCCTCATCCTCACCTGGCCCTTCTCCATCCTGGATCGGGCAGTGGACTGGGCCTATGACTCAGACAGAGAGGAGCTCTTTGTGGCAACGGGCAGCTCAGAGGTGCTCGTATTTGATACCACCCGCTGCCCTTGCCCAGCCAAGTACCTCTTAAGCACCTCACCAAATTCGCGGGACCTAGTACAGTGCCTGGCCTATGGCCATTTCCACCTGGGCCGAGGTCTCGAAGGGCTGATGTTCTCTGGGCACCAGAGTGGCGTGATAAGGGTACTTTCTCAGCACAGCTGTGCCCGAATTGAGAAATTCATGCACTTTGGGGCCATCTTGTCCCTCTCAACTCTGTCGCAAGGGTTTTACGGTGACCGAGAAAGCTCTTTGCTGTGTTCCTATGGAATGGATGACTATGTACACCTCTCGGAGGTCATGCTCGATGGGACCAGGGTGCTCCTGCGGCCCCTCGCTAGCATCCTGAGCAGCTGCCACCTAAAATACTTGATACTTATGCCCAAGTCTGTGGGTGCCATCACAGAGACCAACTGCCTGCGCCTCTGGAAGTTCCATGACGTCCTGTCCACCGAGTCACAGAGAGGCTCTATGTTCATAGAGACCCTGCCCCTACACCAGTGTTCCATCACATCCTTTGATGTCTGCCTGTCCCTGAGCCTCTTTGTCACAGGTGCCATCGATGGCTCTGTCCGGCTCTGGGACTTTCACGGGCGGCTCATAGCCATGCTGGACTCCTCGCTGCACTTTGGCCCGCTCTGCTTTGCAAACGACCGGGGTGACCTGCTTATGACCTTCAACCAGAGCCTCTATCTGGTGTCCTGTCTAAAACTGCTTCCTCCAAACATGCTGGTCCGCCTGGCCTTCATGAGCCTCCCAGACGAAGTAGTGGAGAGCCCTAAGCCTTTCATACCGagcttcttcttctcctttgaGACCATGTTTGTGCCCAAGTACGTCTACCTTGGACACGGGAAGCAGGAGTTAGCGGGCCTGGCACGTCTTATCAACAAACGTGCCATTGCCTTTGACCAGACTGTGCCGCATGTCatagaagaggaagaaggaggaagCCCCGTATTGCTGTCTACCCGAAAACACGCATCCGTGCAGCTCCAGGAACTTCATCTAATGCGGGTGAAGGGTCAACAACGGCATGCCCATTTCATGGCCCCTCCCCAACTACAGCTGACTGGCTGGGACGGGCTCAACCCCTACCGGATATTACAGTACTACTTTGGGAGTGGGCGGAAATGGCCCCTTGCCCCTGATGGTTACATCCCCAATTCAGTGATCCGGGCCCGCCTTTGGCCAGAGGGCAGCCCGATATATCTACAGTGCAGCCTGCACCCACCCCAGCGGGACTTGGAATGGGACAAGACTCAGTTCTTTTTCTGGTATAATAAGTCAAGAGCACTAAGCGATGTGGAGGACCTGCCCAAAGAGAAAGAAGATGAAAGTTTCCTAGGGATGAGGATGTCCAAGGACATCACCTACAACGTGCTGAGAGAGTCCGGAAACCGCAGTTggctgggaagaaagatgagtgagATCGCTATTAATAGCCTGATTGAGACGATCCTCAATATTATGATCCATGCTAACCCACTGAAGTTCCAATACTGTGTCGGGGCGCTAGGTCAGATCTTTGCTGCCTaccaagtctctccatctttgcgCTCTGAGACAGCCCACCGCCTTCTGGATGACACAACCCATTCCAATCCACTGATCCGAGAACTAGCCTGGGAGGGGCTCAAGCGCCTGGGCATGGTGACCCATCTCTTTGCCATACCCCTGGCCCAAGGGTTGATGGACAAGGACCATCGGGTGAGAGATAAGGCCCAGAACCTCATGACTGACACTGGGATTCATTCCAAGTCTTCACTCTTAAGCTTCATCCAGAGCCGAGATACTTTCCAGGAGATGCA GCACGAGGTCATAGGAGAAGAAACCCTGGACCATCTTCTGGGGCTTCGGGCAGCAGATCTCCAAATCCTTCATACTCAAGTAGCGCAGCGGCTGAATGAGAACTTAACCTTGTCACAGGAAAATGAAATGCctgcattttctttgtatgtctcAAAGATGTCTTCACTGCGGACCTTTGACAATCAAGCCGTTCCTGAGGGCACTGAAGTGACCACTAAGGTCAGCAGAGGCCCCAAACGGGGCCGAGCAGGAGGCAAAAAGCAAA CACGAAAGCTATTGCGgagcctcaagaagaaagaagagagactgTCGAAACAGGCGATCTCAGAGGGTGTTTTGAAAGAAGGCGAAAGTGAACTGGGCGAAACCGGTCCGACTGAGGCAGAGGATACCACCAGCAAGCTTTCTTCCATTAGTATGAGCAAGGCTGCAAAAGATGCGGAGCAAtctgcagagagagaaccttctgagGATCACGTTGTGCTGACCCTAAAGATGCTGAGGAAAATACGTGAAAAAAAGATCAAGAAAAGTACAGCTCGAAAACCCGCCAAGAAGCACAAGCCGaagaaaaaggaagcagaagTTGCCATTGAGGAGCCACTGCCTCCTGTGGTGATAGAGAAGGTGGAGAGCAAGATTAGGGCCCCTGGGCGAGGTGCCTCTGGGCTCCCCGGCCACAAGGGCGCTACCGGAGATGGCTTATCATGGAGGGAGGACCTATGTCGTCTCGTGGCTCTAAGGATATCTGGTTCCGAAACAAAGATGTCAGAAGCTCTAAGTGAAGAGGTAGTAGCCATGGCTCAGGAGATGCTGGCAGACCGGCAACCCAGCTGGGAGCTCttccaggaaatgctgaaggagAAAAGCCTTGAATCAGTTGAAAACTGGCCGGAAGACCTTGACTGGGAGGTAGTCTGGCCAGGGGAAAAACCAATTTTCATCCACGAGAAAGCAATTAGAGACTACATCGGAGAAGAAGAGGCATTAGAGGAGCAAGATCAAGTGCAAGAGGCCacggaagagttggaggaaacacGGGTGGTTTCCCCCAAAGTCAAGAAGGGCAGAGTTCTATTTTCAGAACCCACCGATCTAACGAAGGGAAAGCGACTACCCCGGAAAGAAGAGAGGAAAGCTCGCAAGAAACTGTTgaagagagagaggaaagcaACCAAACAGGAACTCAGATTGGCtaaaaaacagatggaaatgacCAAAGAAGAGAAGGGTATGAGTGAGGAAGATGGAGAGGAAGcgaaagagggagaggaaaagggagaggaagagggagaggaaaagggagaggaagaaatgatagaactGGAGAGGCTAGAAGAGAAACCAGTGATAGATGAGAGGAGGCTGGCTTGGCAGGAGTGGAAGAACTCATGGGACCAGTGGAAAAAGTTTCAAGATGAGACAAAGATATCCTGGAATGAGTGGCGGAAAGACTGGGACAGTTGGTGTCAACAACATGGACTGGAAGAGAAGATCTTTGAAGAAGAGGCAACACTGGACAAGGACAAGAGTGAGCGAAATTGGAACGAGTGGGGAGAGATCGTGGAAAAGATCTTATTCACCAGCCCCAGGGACCAACTTCCTGAGCATCAGGAAGAGCTGGTCCCGGGAGAAAAACCACCTCAGGAGCCGGAAGCAGTGGTCCCCGGAGAAAAACCACCTCAGGAGCCGGAAGCAGTGGTCCCGGGAGAAAAACCACCTCAGGAGCCGGAAGCAGTGGTCCCGGGAGAAAAACCACCTCAGAAGCCGGAAGCAGTGGTCCCGGGAGAAAAACCACCTCAGGAGTCAGAAGCAGAGGTCCTCGCGCAAGAGCAGAGCCATCTCCAACAAGAACAGAAACAGGCCTGGGTGGAGAAGAAGCGAGCCCAAGCTGAGAAAAAAAGAGCCAATGCAGAGAAGAAACTGGCCGAAGAAGAAGAGAAGCTGGCCCAAGAAGAGAGAAAACTGGCCCAAGAGGAAATGAAACTGGCCCGAGAGTACGGGAAAATGGCCAAGGAACAGGGTCCCAGGGGTGAGATGGAGAGGGAAATTGCCCAAGAGGAGGAAAAACTGGCCCAAATAGAGGAGGCGCTAACCCAGGAAGCAGAACGGTTGGcccagaaaaggaagaaaacgGCCGCGAAATTGGAGGCACTGGCCAGAGAAGAAGAGAGACTAGCAACAAAAGTGGGGAAACTGGCAGAAATCAAGACGAGACTGGCTCAGGAAGGGGGAAACCTCGCCCAAAagaaggacaaactgacagagaaagaAAACGAGTTGGCCCACGAATTGGAGGAGCTAGCTCAAGAAGAGGATCGACTGGCTGTGAAAGAAGAGGAACTGGATGAGGAGGAGAAGAGACTGGCGAAGGAGAAGGAGGAACTGGATGAGGAGGAGAAGAGACTAGTCTGGCAGGAAGAAGAactggaggaggaagagagaaggctGGCCGAAGAAGAAGAGCTGCTGGCCCAGGACGAGCGGGCACTGGCTCAGGACGCAGCCAAGCTCCCCGGGGAAAGGAAAAGACTGTACGAGCGAGGTAAGCAGCTGACTAAGCAAAGGGAGAAACTgcttgaggaaaaagaaaactttctccaGGACCAGGAGAGACTCCTGCAGAACAAGGCACTCCTCGCCCAGAAAGAGACAGCTCTCGCTCAAGAAAAGGAGCGTTTGGCCCAGGCGAGGACAAACTTGGCCGAGAAGAAAGAGGGCCTCCTTGAGAGTCAAGAAAAAGCCAGGCAGTACAAAGAGAGATTGGTGGACTTGAAGGAGACCGTGGACAAGTACAAGGAGAAGATAAGTCAGAtggaggagctgctggcccaGCAAAAGGAGACAGTTACCCAGAAGAAGGAGGCATTAATTCAACTAGAGGAGAACTTGACCCAAGCAGAGGAAAGGCTGACTGAGGAACAAGAGAAACATGTCCAGGAAAAAATGAAACTAAGTCTGAAGAAGAGAGCCCTGtttcaaaaaaagaaaccatccagagatgagCAGGACATTGCTAAGGAAGAGATGGCGTTGAACATGAAACTCATGAGCGTGGCCAAAGAGAAGAAACTGGTTGAAGCAAAGGAAACTCTCCTCCAGAGAGAGcctccaggaggccccagatacACACGAGCATTCGATAAACTGTCTGCTAATCTGGACATGATTAAGAAAAAACTGGCCCTAGAAGAGAGGATCCTGATGGTTGAAGATAGGGTATTGGCCATGGAGGACAAGGACATTGCCAAAAGCAAACTGGAACTTGCTCAAGGCGAAAGAGTCTATGCCCAAGAAGAAAGGAAGTTAGCCAAAACAGTCAGGAAACTGATGAAGGAGAAGAGGAGAATTCCCAAGAGCAGGAGACTCTTAAAGATATTGCAAGATCTAATCAAGGAAGAAACGAAAATAACCCAGGAAGAAATCGAGATGACCAAGATGAAGAGGGCCCTtgtagtgaaggagaggaagttaAGCACCCAACAGAGTAAACTTGAGGACAAAGAGTGGGATTTTTCTGAGGAACAATCAGAAATAACCAAACACGAGCAAAAATTGGCCCAGAAGCAGAGAAAACTAGCTAAGAAAGTGAGGAGATTGTTAAAGAAAGAGGAACAGGCGTCTGAGAGAGAAAGCCAACTGTCCAAGGCACAGAAAGAAGTCCCCTGTGAAGAGGAGGAAGCAgccgaggaagaggaggaagcagccgaggaggaagaggagctcTCATTCCTTAAAGCGTGGTGGAGGATGAAACAGCAGCCAAAGGGAGTCGAGTCAAAGGAAGGGTTTCCCGTTCAAGGGGACGAGGTGGACACGGAAGAGCTATTTTCTAGAGAAATGGAAAGCCTGTTAGATGACATTGACCGTGAGAGTCTGTCTGAGGAAgacgagcaggaggaggaggaagagggggaggaagagaaagaggcagaagaggaggaggaggagaaaaaggaagaagaaggcacCAGTGATAAGGAGGTGGGAAGCTTAAGttcggaggaggaagaggagagctcgagtgaggaagaggaggagggaaagaagagcAGCTCATCTGAAGAAGAACTTGTCAAGGAAAAAGAGATCTTTACCAAGAAACTCTTTATGCCACACGAAGACCGAGGAAAACAACACCTAAGAGGAAGGGAAATAATTCCTTCTATCGTAAGACGAGCCCTTGAGGTCACAGGCAGTACAGTCCAAGTGGGAGTCTCTACTGGGAGAGGAATCCCTGGGCTCACAGGCAGTGCTCCCCAAGTGGGAGTCTCTACCCTAAgaatccctgagctcacaggcagTGCTCCCCAAGTGGGAGTCTCTCCCTTAAGAAGGATCCCTGAGTTCACAGGCAGTGCTACCCAAGTGGGAGTCTCTCCCTTAAGAAGGATCCCTGAGTTCACAGGCAGTGCTACCCCAGTGGGCGTTCTACTGAAAAGCCCCCCCCAGAAACTTACCTCCACCCctctggagagggaggaggtGGAACCAGTGCCAGGGAAGCCGAAACAAATGCCCCTGAAGGATGAAAAGACCCCAGTGTTTGAGTCACCCAGAATAATCTCCGAGACGAGCTTGCAGGATAAGCAGCAAGAACTGTTGGAGAAACTTAAGCCCCTCTCGCTACAAGTTGGGGATAAAGTTTTGGAACCCCAAGAACACGTCTCCAAGACCCCAAGCGTACGCCACATGATTGTGAAGGCCATGGAGGCCCAGAAACACCCACCCAAACCACCAGATGCCAATTGGAAATGGTTTTTGCAACAGCATGGACCTCCAATGGAGGAGACAGCTGTACACTTACCTGCCCCCCAAACCCTGGAGGATTCAGAGGTGAATCTCTTAGAGGTGGACTGGCTCCACCGGGTTCTAGAACGGACAGAAGCAGGCGAGCACCTTTCCAGAGGGAGTTTCCACCGACTAGGCCAGGTCCTCAGAGACCTCACGTCCAAGGGGAATTTCGAGTGGCTGAAGCTAGCCAAACTCCAGGCCGTGGTGTACCTGGAAGCACAAGGCTCCGGTAGCCCCAAAGCCCGTGAGGACATCATGGGCAAAAGACATCTGAAAGTGATACCGcctataaaaggaaagaaaacaaagggcTGGCTTCAACCTGTTCCCACACTGGAGTCTCCATTAGCTAGCAAGAGGATTCCAGAGCCAACGACTCTGGCTTGGCAATTTTTAGGAGAGCCTGGTCGAAGTGGGCAGGCACAACAGGTGTCCAGTGCTCTCAGGGAGATGGAGCTGCAACCGTTTTATCCTGCCTGGGCCCCtatgaacaaacaaacccaaccaccAATCTTTCGAAAGGATTTCTGGACTTCAAAGGGGAAGAGCAGGTTTCCCAAATTGCCCAAGTTGAAGAAGCTCATCactaaaaaaagggaagaggtacaGATACCTAAATGGGAGACATTTGTGGCCCTCTACCACATTTTGCGGATGCTGCAGCAGCAGTATGCAAAAGACAGCTCCGCATGGATGGAGCAATTCAACCAGCTCATGGACCTGTACCAACTGAAGTCCTCCCGGATCCAGAAACTGCTACAGGATCTTCTGCTGCGAGAGGAGTCCAAACCTCAAGCAATCATCTACAAGGAGGCCCTAGCATCAGCCGTGGAGCTCATTCCGGGGGAGCGGTTATTGTACTGTGTGTATTGTGGGGGTTCTCACACTCCCGGAGGTCCTGTGCGGTTCCAGGAGGTGGTGCCGGTCCCTGGGCAGAACACCGTGCGCACCATCCTTCCCATGGGCATTGCCCAGTATGGGCTCTTGGAGCTCGCCTGGAAGAGCCTACCTCAAGTGGACAGTCACCTTGACAAGGAATTGCCTCTTGTTGTGACTCCCACCCTCTAA